A window from Engraulis encrasicolus isolate BLACKSEA-1 chromosome 11, IST_EnEncr_1.0, whole genome shotgun sequence encodes these proteins:
- the LOC134458392 gene encoding liver-expressed antimicrobial peptide 2-like produces the protein MKTIDQRVIALSLLLTLFCAIQVRCAPVGDAAAAAAAGAADADVWAGGLLHRAKRSLLWRWNMLKPLGASCREHAECGTKYCRRHVCTFRSYSS, from the exons ATGAAGACTATCGATCAGCGGGTGATTGCCCTCAGCTTGCTGTTGACCCTCTTCTGTGCCATACAG GTGAGGTGTGCCCCGGTGggcgatgctgctgctgctgctgctgctggtgcagcTGATGCTGATGTGTGGGCGGGGGGGCTGCTTCACCGGGCCAAGCGCTCGCTGCTGTGGCGCTGGAACATGCTCAAGCCCCTGGGGGCCAGCTGCCGGGAGCACGCAGAGTGCGGCACAAAGTACTGCAG GAGGCATGTCTGTACATTCCGTAGCTACTCCTCTTAA